The following are encoded together in the Raineyella sp. LH-20 genome:
- the gdhA gene encoding NADP-specific glutamate dehydrogenase yields MRRNLQVVYDTVVRRNQGEPEFHQAVHEVLESLGPVFAQHPEYIEAAILDRIVEPERQIMFRVPWIDDSGRVRVNRGYRVEFNSALGPYKGGLRFHPTVYSGIIKFLGFEQVFKNSLTGLAMGGGKGGSDFDPHDKSDNEVMRFCQSFMIELSRHIGEYTDVPAGDIGVGGREIGYLFGQYKRLTNRFEAGVLTGKGLTWGGSLARTEATGYGLVHFVTEMLRMDGQSLDGKVISVSGSGNVAIFAIELAQQLGGKPITISDSSGYVVDQDGIDLELLKRVKLEERGRVSDYAALRPGARFVTGGSVWDVPVEIALPCATQNEIHGDHAVTLVKHGVKLVAEGANMPSTPDAIETFQQAGVKFGPAKAANAGGVATSGLEMQQNASREFWSFETTATRLETIMSNLHTRCLEAADRYGCPGDYALGANAAGFVKVADAMLDQGVV; encoded by the coding sequence CTGCGCAGGAATCTGCAGGTGGTCTACGACACGGTCGTACGCCGCAACCAGGGGGAGCCAGAGTTCCATCAGGCCGTCCACGAGGTGCTCGAGAGCCTCGGACCGGTCTTCGCCCAGCACCCTGAGTACATCGAGGCGGCCATCCTCGATCGCATCGTCGAACCGGAACGACAGATCATGTTCCGTGTCCCCTGGATCGACGACTCCGGCCGGGTCCGCGTCAACCGCGGCTACCGCGTCGAGTTCAACTCCGCGCTCGGCCCGTACAAGGGCGGTCTCCGTTTCCACCCGACGGTCTACTCCGGCATCATCAAGTTCCTCGGCTTCGAGCAGGTGTTCAAGAACTCGCTGACCGGTCTGGCGATGGGCGGCGGCAAGGGCGGCTCCGACTTCGACCCGCACGACAAGTCCGACAACGAAGTGATGCGCTTCTGCCAGTCGTTCATGATCGAGCTGTCCCGCCACATCGGTGAGTACACCGACGTCCCGGCCGGCGACATCGGCGTCGGCGGCCGCGAGATCGGCTACCTCTTCGGGCAGTACAAGCGGCTGACGAACCGGTTCGAGGCGGGCGTGCTCACCGGCAAGGGCCTCACCTGGGGCGGCTCGCTGGCACGCACCGAGGCGACCGGCTACGGCCTGGTCCACTTCGTCACCGAGATGCTGCGGATGGACGGCCAGTCCCTCGACGGCAAGGTCATCTCGGTCTCCGGGTCGGGCAACGTGGCGATCTTCGCGATCGAGCTCGCCCAGCAGCTGGGCGGCAAGCCGATCACCATCTCCGATTCGTCCGGCTACGTGGTGGACCAGGACGGCATCGACCTCGAGCTGCTCAAGCGGGTCAAGCTGGAGGAGCGCGGTCGGGTCTCCGACTACGCGGCGCTGCGCCCGGGGGCCCGGTTCGTCACCGGCGGAAGCGTCTGGGACGTGCCGGTCGAGATCGCCCTGCCCTGTGCCACCCAGAACGAGATTCACGGCGACCACGCGGTCACGCTGGTCAAGCACGGCGTCAAGCTCGTCGCAGAGGGTGCCAACATGCCGAGCACCCCGGACGCCATCGAGACCTTCCAGCAGGCCGGCGTGAAGTTCGGCCCCGCGAAGGCCGCCAATGCCGGTGGCGTCGCGACCTCCGGGCTCGAGATGCAGCAGAACGCCAGCCGGGAGTTCTGGTCCTTCGAGACGACCGCGACGCGGCTCGAGACGATCATGAGCAACCTGCACACCCGCTGCCTGGAGGCCGCCGATCGCTACGGCTGCCCGGGCGACTACGCGCTCGGCGCGAACGCCGCGGGCTTCGTCAAGGTCGCCGACGCGATGCTCGACCAGGGCGTCGTCTGA
- the rlmN gene encoding 23S rRNA (adenine(2503)-C(2))-methyltransferase RlmN — MSDPGPRAHPQLVFAAPRRGKPPVHWADLSVEERKAAVAALGLPAFRAQQLSRHWFVHSTADPADWTDIPAGRRQEIADALFPPLLEEVSALTADAGTTVKTLWKLHDGSMVESVLMHYPASGGSAARTTVCVSSQAGCGMACPFCATGQGGLQRNLSAAEIVAQIVDANARLAAGEIPGATGRVSNVVFMGMGEPLANYATVIRAIRTLLADQPDGLGMSARGITVSTVGLVPGIDKLAEEGLPVTLALSLHAPDDELRNDLVPINNRWRVAEAVDAAWRYARATKRRVSIEYALIRNVNDQAERADRLARELKKRGDWGWFHVNLIPLNPTPGSKWTASRRHDEQEFVRRLEAHGVPVTIRDTRGREIDGACGQLAATAR, encoded by the coding sequence GTGTCGGACCCGGGACCGCGTGCGCACCCGCAGTTGGTGTTCGCCGCGCCGCGCCGCGGGAAACCGCCGGTGCACTGGGCGGACCTGAGCGTCGAGGAGCGCAAGGCCGCCGTCGCCGCGCTGGGCCTGCCGGCGTTCCGCGCCCAGCAGCTGTCCCGGCACTGGTTCGTCCACTCCACCGCGGACCCGGCCGACTGGACCGACATCCCGGCGGGCCGGCGCCAGGAGATCGCCGACGCCCTGTTCCCGCCGCTGCTGGAGGAGGTCAGCGCGCTGACTGCCGACGCCGGGACCACGGTCAAGACGCTCTGGAAGCTGCACGACGGGTCGATGGTCGAGTCGGTCCTGATGCACTACCCCGCCTCGGGGGGATCTGCGGCACGTACGACCGTGTGTGTTTCCTCCCAGGCGGGTTGCGGGATGGCCTGCCCATTCTGCGCCACCGGCCAGGGCGGCCTGCAGCGCAACCTCAGCGCGGCCGAGATCGTGGCGCAGATCGTCGACGCCAACGCGCGCCTCGCGGCGGGGGAGATCCCCGGAGCGACCGGCCGGGTCAGCAACGTCGTGTTCATGGGCATGGGCGAGCCGCTGGCGAACTACGCCACGGTCATCCGCGCGATCCGTACGCTGCTGGCCGACCAGCCCGACGGGCTGGGGATGAGTGCGCGGGGGATCACCGTGTCGACCGTCGGCCTGGTGCCCGGGATCGACAAGCTCGCCGAGGAGGGCCTGCCGGTCACCCTCGCCCTGTCGCTGCACGCTCCGGACGACGAATTGCGTAACGACCTCGTGCCGATCAACAATCGGTGGCGGGTCGCGGAGGCTGTGGATGCCGCCTGGCGTTATGCGCGGGCGACGAAGCGTCGTGTCTCGATCGAATACGCGCTCATCCGCAACGTCAACGATCAGGCCGAACGTGCCGACCGACTCGCCCGTGAGCTCAAGAAGCGGGGCGACTGGGGCTGGTTCCACGTGAACCTGATCCCACTGAATCCGACCCCTGGGTCGAAGTGGACGGCGTCGCGCCGCCACGACGAGCAGGAGTTCGTCCGTCGGCTGGAGGCCCACGGCGTCCCGGTGACCATCCGGGACACCCGCGGTCGCGAGATCGACGGAGCGTGCGGCCAGTTGGCCGCAACGGCGCGATAA
- a CDS encoding phosphatidate cytidylyltransferase: MGVVLAGILIASLLWWLPGFVILAATLIGMAAVEVHQALRKVGMTSAILVIEVGLIAMMAGSYLILTQTTRHAATYLLVCLGATVLAAFLVRIPRGAEGFIKDTAASMLIIAYLPVMGAFASLLVGEDSGAARVFLWLGTVICSDTGGYVAGVLLGRHPMAPTISPKKTWEGFVGSVVLGTAFGTLVGHFVLGSTWWVGALIGVVLVGAAILGDLVESLIKRDLGIKDMGDFLPGHGGVTDRIDAMLLSAPTAWILMHFLIPGA; the protein is encoded by the coding sequence GTGGGGGTCGTCCTGGCGGGGATCCTCATCGCCAGTCTGCTGTGGTGGTTGCCGGGCTTCGTCATCCTCGCCGCGACCCTGATCGGGATGGCCGCGGTGGAGGTGCACCAAGCCCTGCGCAAGGTGGGGATGACGTCGGCGATCCTCGTCATCGAGGTCGGCCTGATCGCGATGATGGCCGGCTCGTACCTGATCCTCACCCAGACCACCCGGCACGCGGCCACCTACCTGCTGGTGTGCCTCGGTGCCACGGTGCTGGCAGCGTTCCTGGTCCGCATCCCTCGCGGCGCTGAGGGGTTCATCAAGGACACCGCGGCGAGCATGCTGATCATCGCCTACCTGCCGGTGATGGGTGCGTTCGCCAGCCTGCTGGTGGGGGAGGACTCCGGTGCCGCCCGGGTCTTCCTGTGGCTGGGTACGGTGATCTGCTCCGACACCGGCGGGTACGTCGCCGGCGTGCTCCTCGGCCGCCACCCGATGGCGCCCACGATCAGCCCGAAGAAGACCTGGGAAGGGTTCGTCGGGTCGGTCGTCCTGGGGACCGCATTCGGCACGTTGGTCGGCCATTTCGTCCTCGGCAGCACCTGGTGGGTCGGAGCGTTGATCGGTGTCGTCCTCGTCGGGGCGGCCATCCTGGGTGACCTGGTCGAATCGCTGATCAAGCGCGACCTGGGCATCAAGGACATGGGCGACTTCCTGCCCGGCCATGGCGGCGTCACCGACCGGATCGACGCGATGCTGCTGTCCGCGCCGACCGCCTGGATCCTCATGCATTTCCTCATCCCCGGAGCCTGA
- the frr gene encoding ribosome recycling factor, with protein MGDITTEAKSKMDHAVEFAKEEFAAIRTGRAHPAMFNKLTAEYYGTPTPLQQLASFTVPEARMILITPYDRSAVNAVEKAIRDSDLGVNPSNDGISIRCVLPELTAERRKEYTKVAKTKAEDAKVSVRNSRRAAKEAIDKLVKDKEIGEDEGKRAEAELEKTTKKYTDQIDELLKAKEAELLEV; from the coding sequence ATCGGCGACATCACCACCGAAGCGAAGTCCAAGATGGACCATGCAGTCGAGTTCGCCAAGGAGGAGTTCGCCGCCATCCGGACCGGGCGGGCCCATCCTGCGATGTTCAACAAGCTGACCGCCGAGTACTACGGCACGCCGACGCCGCTGCAGCAGCTGGCCTCGTTCACCGTGCCCGAGGCGCGGATGATCCTGATCACGCCGTACGACCGCAGTGCGGTCAACGCCGTGGAGAAGGCCATCCGTGACTCCGACCTCGGCGTCAACCCGTCCAACGACGGCATCTCGATCCGTTGTGTGCTGCCCGAGCTGACTGCCGAGCGGCGCAAGGAGTACACCAAGGTCGCCAAGACGAAGGCCGAGGACGCCAAGGTCTCCGTACGCAACTCCCGCCGGGCCGCCAAGGAGGCCATCGACAAGCTGGTCAAGGACAAGGAGATCGGCGAGGACGAGGGCAAGCGCGCCGAGGCCGAGCTGGAGAAGACCACCAAGAAGTACACCGACCAGATCGACGAGCTGCTGAAGGCCAAAGAGGCAGAATTGCTCGAGGTCTGA
- the pyrH gene encoding UMP kinase, translating to MSSYHRILLKLSGEAFGGGKVGVDPRVVDSIAHQIADVVRAGVQVCIVVGGGNFFRGVELQQAGMERERADYMGMLGTVMNCLALQDFCEQAGVPTRVQTAIEMRQVAEPYIPRRADRHMEKGRVVIFGAGSGMPYFSTDTVAAQRGLEMHVDALLMGKMGVDGVYDCDPKTNSHAAKYDELTYDEYLARDLKVADAAAVSLARDNDLPMIFFNLNTEGNIMRVVNGERIGTVVHK from the coding sequence ATGAGCTCGTACCATCGCATCCTGCTGAAGCTGTCCGGTGAGGCCTTCGGAGGGGGCAAGGTCGGCGTCGACCCGCGGGTCGTCGACTCCATCGCCCACCAGATCGCCGATGTCGTACGGGCCGGGGTGCAGGTGTGCATCGTGGTCGGCGGCGGCAACTTCTTCCGCGGCGTCGAGTTGCAGCAGGCCGGGATGGAGCGGGAGCGCGCCGACTACATGGGCATGCTCGGCACGGTGATGAACTGCTTGGCGCTGCAGGACTTCTGTGAGCAGGCCGGCGTTCCGACCCGGGTGCAGACCGCCATCGAAATGCGCCAGGTGGCCGAGCCGTACATCCCGCGTCGGGCCGACCGGCACATGGAGAAGGGCCGGGTGGTGATCTTCGGCGCCGGGTCCGGCATGCCGTACTTCTCCACTGACACGGTGGCTGCCCAGCGCGGTCTGGAGATGCACGTCGATGCGCTGCTGATGGGCAAGATGGGGGTGGACGGCGTCTACGACTGCGATCCGAAGACGAACTCCCACGCCGCGAAGTACGACGAACTGACGTACGACGAGTACCTCGCCCGCGACCTCAAGGTCGCCGACGCGGCGGCCGTCAGCCTCGCCCGCGACAACGATCTGCCGATGATCTTCTTCAACCTCAACACCGAGGGCAACATCATGCGCGTGGTGAACGGCGAGCGGATCGGTACTGTAGTCCACAAGTGA